From Afipia carboxidovorans OM5, one genomic window encodes:
- a CDS encoding heparinase II/III family protein, with protein MSVTGQRRVSGLLLGRAGRKVMARASSASVAISRVWPGRADRLLIAPHDLRTTDATRAAEIYSGRFVFAGKIVTCHGRSVFELDPPSEEWEVTLLGFSWLRHLRAADSAITRANARALLDDWLTHPRKSTVARRADVVGRRIISLLSQAPLVLHDADARFYRRLIKSLTREIRALRYTKADIPDGISRLQVLIALCYASLCLANQAKHIRGAAKKLSEELQRQILPDGGHISRNPEALVELLLDLLPLRQTFAARNIPPPPALLNAIDRMMPMLRFFRHGDGSFALFNGMNTAAPGVLATLLAYDDTHGTPMPHMPHTGFQRLDAGTLTIIADTGPPPPPALSRDAHAGCLSFEMSSGTNRIVVNCGMPPTGRDNWRSFARSTAAHSTLTYRDTSSCQFVERKTVKRLLQGSPIVAGPAVVESYREVDAEGTILTMSHDGYRKAFGFVHRRVLSVAADGSRVDGEDTLAKEPGSAFRGADDYAIRFHLHPSVKVNRLRDGRGAMLVLPNRDVWTFEAPDQKVELEDSVFLAGSDGPRRTTQIVIRQRAQQTATVRWCFARSANSASATARRDPQREPELPL; from the coding sequence ATGTCAGTTACGGGGCAAAGACGGGTTTCGGGGCTGCTGCTCGGGCGCGCCGGGCGGAAGGTGATGGCGCGCGCCAGCAGCGCGTCGGTCGCCATCTCGCGCGTATGGCCCGGCCGGGCCGACCGGCTCCTGATCGCTCCGCACGATTTGCGCACCACGGATGCCACCCGCGCGGCCGAAATCTATTCTGGCCGTTTTGTGTTCGCGGGGAAAATCGTCACCTGTCACGGCCGCTCGGTGTTCGAGCTCGATCCGCCCTCCGAAGAGTGGGAAGTGACGCTCCTGGGTTTCAGTTGGTTGCGCCATCTGCGCGCCGCCGATTCGGCGATCACCCGCGCCAATGCCCGCGCGCTGCTTGACGACTGGCTGACCCATCCGCGCAAGAGCACTGTCGCACGCCGCGCCGACGTGGTCGGGCGGCGGATCATCTCGCTGTTGTCGCAGGCGCCGCTCGTGCTGCACGATGCGGATGCGCGGTTCTACCGCCGCCTCATCAAAAGCCTCACCCGCGAAATCCGCGCGCTGCGCTACACCAAGGCCGACATTCCCGATGGCATCAGCCGCCTGCAGGTGCTGATCGCGCTCTGCTATGCCTCGCTGTGCCTCGCCAATCAGGCAAAGCACATCCGCGGTGCTGCAAAAAAGCTCTCCGAGGAATTGCAGCGCCAGATCCTGCCGGATGGCGGGCATATCTCGCGCAATCCGGAAGCGCTGGTCGAACTGCTGCTCGATCTGCTGCCGCTGCGCCAGACTTTTGCCGCGCGCAACATCCCGCCGCCGCCCGCGCTTCTCAATGCGATCGACCGGATGATGCCGATGCTACGCTTCTTCCGTCACGGCGACGGCTCATTCGCGCTGTTCAACGGCATGAACACCGCTGCCCCCGGCGTGCTCGCCACATTGCTCGCCTATGACGACACCCACGGCACGCCGATGCCACATATGCCGCATACCGGCTTCCAGCGGCTCGACGCCGGCACACTGACGATCATCGCCGACACCGGCCCGCCGCCGCCCCCCGCGCTCAGCCGCGATGCGCATGCCGGTTGCCTGTCGTTCGAGATGTCGAGCGGCACCAACCGCATCGTCGTCAATTGCGGGATGCCGCCGACCGGGCGCGACAACTGGCGCAGCTTCGCGCGCTCCACCGCGGCGCATTCGACGCTGACCTATCGCGATACCTCGTCCTGCCAGTTCGTCGAACGCAAGACGGTGAAGCGCCTGCTGCAGGGTTCGCCGATCGTCGCGGGGCCGGCGGTCGTGGAATCCTATCGCGAGGTCGATGCCGAGGGCACGATCCTGACGATGTCGCATGACGGCTACCGCAAGGCCTTCGGCTTCGTGCATCGTCGGGTACTGAGCGTCGCCGCCGACGGCAGCCGCGTCGACGGCGAGGATACGCTTGCGAAAGAGCCGGGCTCGGCATTTCGCGGCGCGGACGATTACGCCATCCGCTTCCACCTCCACCCCTCCGTGAAGGTGAACCGGCTGCGCGACGGCCGCGGCGCCATGCTGGTGCTGCCGAACCGCGACGTCTGGACGTTCGAGGCGCCCGACCAGAAGGTCGAGCTCGAGGACAGCGTCTTTCTCGCGGGCTCGGACGGGCCGCGCCGCACCACCCAGATCGTGATCCGCCAGCGCGCGCAGCAGACCGCAACGGTGCGCTGGTGCTTTGCCAGATCCGCCAATTCGGCATCGGCGACCGCCCGGCGCGACCCGCAGCGCGAGCCGGAATTACCGCTCTAG
- a CDS encoding thermonuclease family protein, translating into MFLDDANRRTIRAVRRRDRLWAGTLLAVIFSVGLVAGAWLPRGSFSFWADDKGRAEQDLLVEASRAQDGAVRQPADVLYVIDGDTFEARVHLWQGLQITTRVRLRGIDAPELKANCYEEERMARASKRALTDLLAEGGVTIFNVGPDKYNGRVVADAATRRTPNVSAALIAAGHGRPYGGGHRAGWC; encoded by the coding sequence ATGTTCCTAGATGACGCGAATCGAAGGACAATCCGGGCCGTACGACGCCGCGATCGCCTGTGGGCGGGCACGCTGCTTGCGGTGATTTTCAGCGTCGGGCTAGTCGCCGGGGCGTGGCTGCCGCGCGGAAGCTTCAGTTTTTGGGCGGACGACAAGGGACGGGCGGAGCAGGATCTCCTCGTTGAGGCCTCGCGGGCGCAGGACGGGGCCGTCCGCCAGCCTGCGGACGTGCTGTACGTCATCGACGGCGATACGTTCGAGGCGCGCGTGCATTTGTGGCAGGGACTGCAGATCACGACGCGGGTTCGCCTGCGCGGCATCGATGCGCCGGAGCTGAAAGCGAACTGCTATGAGGAAGAGCGGATGGCGCGCGCGTCAAAGCGGGCGCTTACCGATCTGCTCGCCGAAGGCGGCGTCACCATCTTCAATGTCGGGCCGGATAAATATAACGGCCGCGTCGTGGCGGATGCTGCGACCCGCCGCACACCGAATGTCTCGGCCGCGCTGATTGCCGCCGGTCATGGCCGGCCTTATGGCGGCGGCCATCGCGCGGGCTGGTGTTAA
- the purH gene encoding bifunctional phosphoribosylaminoimidazolecarboxamide formyltransferase/IMP cyclohydrolase produces MTDHPRRVTRALLSVSDKTGLIDFAKALASHGIDLVSTGGTAKAIADAGLKVTDVSDLTGFPEMMDGRVKTLHPKVHGGLLAIRDNTDHAKAMKDHDIPPIDLLVVNLYPFEATVAKGASEDDCIENIDIGGPAMIRAAAKNHGDVAVVVEPSDYQAVLDELAAHKGATTLSLRKRLAAKAYARTAAYDAAISNWFAATLKIDAPDFRAIGGRLAEALRYGENPHQKAAFYVSAEPRAGVATARQVQGKQLSYNNINDTDAAYECVAEFDPAKSAACVIVKHANPCGVAEASDLATAYKKALACDSTSAFGGIVAVNRPLDAEAARAITGIFTEVIIAPDASEEAIKIIAAKKNLRLLLAGQLPDPRGKGFIAKTVAGGLLVQSRDNAVVDDMTLTTVTKRAPTNTELTDLRFAFRIAKHVKSNTIVYAKDLATVGIGAGQMSRVDSARIAARKAQDAAKELGLAAPLTKGSVVASDAFFPFADGLLVAIEAGATAVIQPGGSVRDPEVIAAADEHGIAMVFTGTRHFKH; encoded by the coding sequence ATGACAGACCATCCGCGCCGCGTGACTCGCGCACTGCTTTCCGTTTCCGACAAAACCGGACTGATCGATTTCGCCAAGGCCCTCGCCAGCCACGGCATCGATCTGGTCTCCACCGGCGGGACCGCAAAGGCGATCGCGGACGCGGGGCTGAAGGTCACCGACGTCTCCGACCTCACCGGTTTTCCGGAGATGATGGATGGCCGCGTCAAGACGCTGCACCCGAAAGTACATGGCGGCCTGCTCGCAATCCGCGACAACACCGACCACGCCAAGGCGATGAAGGATCACGACATCCCGCCGATCGATCTCTTGGTCGTCAATCTCTACCCGTTCGAGGCGACGGTCGCGAAGGGTGCGAGCGAGGACGACTGCATCGAGAATATCGACATCGGTGGCCCGGCGATGATCCGTGCCGCTGCCAAAAATCATGGCGATGTCGCGGTCGTGGTCGAGCCGTCCGATTATCAGGCCGTGCTCGACGAGCTTGCCGCGCACAAGGGCGCGACGACCCTTTCACTGCGCAAGCGCCTTGCCGCCAAAGCCTATGCGCGGACGGCAGCCTATGACGCCGCGATCTCAAACTGGTTTGCGGCAACGCTGAAAATCGACGCGCCGGATTTCCGCGCCATCGGCGGCCGGCTTGCCGAAGCGCTGCGCTATGGCGAGAACCCGCACCAGAAGGCGGCGTTCTATGTCAGCGCCGAGCCGCGCGCCGGCGTCGCCACCGCACGGCAGGTGCAGGGCAAACAGCTCTCCTACAACAACATCAACGATACCGACGCCGCTTACGAATGCGTCGCCGAGTTCGATCCGGCGAAGAGCGCGGCCTGCGTCATCGTCAAGCACGCGAACCCCTGCGGCGTCGCGGAAGCCAGTGATCTCGCCACCGCCTACAAGAAGGCGCTGGCCTGCGATTCGACCTCGGCCTTCGGTGGCATTGTCGCGGTGAACCGCCCGCTGGATGCGGAAGCCGCGCGTGCCATCACCGGCATCTTCACCGAAGTCATCATCGCGCCCGATGCGAGCGAGGAGGCGATCAAGATCATCGCCGCCAAGAAGAACCTGCGGCTGTTGCTCGCCGGGCAATTACCGGACCCGCGTGGAAAAGGTTTCATCGCCAAGACCGTCGCGGGCGGCCTCTTGGTGCAGTCGCGCGACAATGCGGTAGTCGACGACATGACGCTCACCACGGTCACCAAGCGCGCGCCGACCAACACTGAGCTCACCGACCTGCGCTTCGCCTTTCGCATCGCCAAGCATGTGAAGTCGAACACGATCGTTTACGCGAAGGATCTCGCCACCGTCGGCATCGGCGCCGGGCAGATGAGCCGGGTCGATTCCGCGCGTATCGCCGCGCGCAAGGCACAGGATGCCGCGAAGGAGCTTGGTCTCGCCGCGCCGCTGACCAAGGGCTCGGTGGTCGCCTCCGATGCGTTCTTCCCGTTCGCGGACGGCTTGCTGGTTGCGATCGAAGCCGGTGCCACCGCAGTGATCCAGCCGGGCGGCTCGGTGCGCGATCCGGAAGTGATCGCCGCCGCGGATGAGCACGGCATTGCCATGGTGTTCACCGGCACGCGGCATTTCAAGCATTGA
- a CDS encoding L,D-transpeptidase produces the protein MRPFASTIAIAFAALVVAFAASTSEASARPDLVNAPAGYSPGTIVVKTNERRLYLILDEQHAIRYPVGVGKRGKEWSGTTRISGKYRNPAWAPPADVKRDHPHLPDVIEGGSPRNPMGVAAMTLAGGEYAIHGTNVPKSVGGFVSYGCVRMYNPDITDLFERVSVGTPVVVVSR, from the coding sequence ATGCGCCCGTTTGCTTCGACCATTGCCATCGCGTTCGCAGCCCTGGTGGTTGCGTTTGCCGCAAGCACTTCGGAGGCATCGGCACGGCCTGATCTCGTCAACGCACCGGCCGGCTATTCGCCGGGCACCATCGTGGTGAAGACCAACGAGCGCCGCCTCTATCTCATTCTCGATGAGCAGCATGCGATCCGTTATCCGGTCGGCGTCGGCAAGCGCGGCAAGGAATGGAGCGGCACGACGCGCATCAGCGGCAAGTACCGCAATCCGGCCTGGGCACCGCCGGCCGACGTGAAGCGCGACCATCCGCATCTGCCCGACGTCATCGAAGGCGGATCGCCGCGCAATCCGATGGGCGTTGCCGCCATGACGCTCGCCGGCGGCGAGTATGCGATCCACGGCACCAACGTGCCGAAGTCGGTCGGCGGCTTCGTCTCCTATGGCTGCGTGCGGATGTACAATCCCGACATCACCGACCTGTTCGAACGCGTCTCGGTCGGCACACCGGTTGTCGTCGTCTCGCGCTAA
- a CDS encoding RsmB/NOP family class I SAM-dependent RNA methyltransferase has translation MKPSRFVPPTEVPGLAARRIAADIIDGVLHKRRTLDDQLEGAAQHPALKSLSDRDRALMRRLVATVLRRRGTLAYLLSRLLDRGVPSDAPRAQSALMIGAAQILWMDVPDHAAVDLSVRLVQADRRAAKYAGLVNAVLRRCAREGIPLIDESTDEMIDLPPWLATRWIKAYGEDTARAMARAIGHEPPLDLTVKSDSENWATRLHGETLPTGTVRTLLHGSVTMLPGFSEGAWWVQDAAAALPARLFGDIAGKPVADLCAAPGGKTAQLAQAGAKVTAVDRSAGRLARLKENFARLGLEATYVAADATEWEAGPFDAILLDAPCMATGTIRRHPDVAWLKNEADLDALSALQARLLRKSVTLLKPGGTLVYCTCSLEPEEGEQAIAALLEAEPQMKRRPVEASELAGLSELISPMGDVRTLPCHLQHDDPKLSGLDGFYAARLVKT, from the coding sequence ATGAAGCCTTCGCGATTCGTTCCGCCGACAGAGGTGCCTGGCCTCGCCGCGCGCCGCATAGCCGCCGACATCATCGACGGCGTTCTCCACAAGCGGCGGACACTCGACGATCAGCTTGAAGGTGCGGCTCAGCATCCCGCGCTGAAATCGTTGTCCGATCGCGACCGCGCCTTGATGCGCCGTCTCGTCGCCACCGTGCTGCGTCGGCGCGGCACGCTTGCCTATCTGCTGTCGCGCCTGCTCGACCGCGGCGTGCCCAGCGATGCGCCGCGCGCGCAAAGCGCACTGATGATCGGCGCCGCGCAGATTCTGTGGATGGACGTGCCCGATCACGCGGCCGTCGATCTTTCCGTCCGTCTCGTGCAGGCCGACCGCCGTGCTGCAAAATATGCGGGCCTCGTCAACGCCGTGCTGCGCCGCTGCGCGCGTGAAGGTATTCCGCTGATCGACGAATCGACCGACGAGATGATCGATCTGCCACCATGGCTCGCAACACGATGGATCAAGGCCTATGGCGAAGACACCGCGCGCGCGATGGCGCGCGCCATCGGCCATGAGCCGCCGCTCGATCTCACCGTGAAATCCGATTCGGAGAACTGGGCCACGCGCCTGCATGGCGAGACACTGCCGACCGGAACCGTACGCACGCTGCTGCACGGATCGGTCACGATGCTGCCGGGTTTCTCCGAAGGCGCGTGGTGGGTACAGGACGCAGCCGCTGCACTCCCGGCGCGGCTGTTCGGCGACATCGCCGGAAAGCCCGTTGCCGATCTCTGCGCAGCACCGGGCGGGAAGACCGCACAACTCGCGCAAGCCGGCGCGAAGGTCACGGCGGTCGATCGCTCCGCCGGACGGCTTGCGCGGCTGAAAGAAAATTTTGCGCGCCTCGGGCTCGAAGCCACCTATGTCGCCGCCGATGCCACCGAATGGGAGGCCGGGCCGTTCGACGCCATTCTTCTCGATGCGCCCTGCATGGCGACCGGCACCATCCGCCGCCATCCCGATGTGGCCTGGCTCAAGAACGAAGCCGATCTCGACGCGCTCAGCGCGCTGCAGGCCCGGCTTCTGCGGAAAAGCGTGACGCTGCTCAAACCCGGCGGCACACTCGTTTACTGCACCTGTTCGCTGGAGCCTGAAGAGGGCGAGCAAGCCATTGCAGCCCTTCTCGAGGCGGAGCCGCAGATGAAGCGGCGCCCGGTCGAGGCTTCCGAACTTGCCGGGCTGTCCGAGCTCATCAGCCCCATGGGCGACGTGCGCACGCTGCCCTGCCACTTGCAGCATGACGACCCGAAGCTCTCCGGGCTCGACGGCTTCTACGCCGCAAGGCTCGTCAAGACTTAA
- a CDS encoding DUF1674 domain-containing protein encodes MTDETKPDKADAAARRPLPPAAQRALAEAEARRTAAQAQAVTAPKEVNGPKGPEPTRYGDWENKGIASDF; translated from the coding sequence ATGACCGACGAGACGAAACCGGACAAGGCAGACGCCGCCGCGCGCCGCCCTTTACCGCCGGCAGCCCAGCGCGCGCTCGCCGAGGCTGAAGCCCGCAGGACGGCGGCGCAGGCTCAGGCCGTAACTGCCCCCAAAGAGGTCAACGGCCCGAAGGGTCCCGAGCCCACCCGCTATGGCGATTGGGAAAATAAAGGGATCGCCTCGGATTTCTGA
- a CDS encoding NAD(P)H-dependent glycerol-3-phosphate dehydrogenase — translation MTTFNTISVIGAGAWGTALANACARAGRQVTLYGRSTDVLAAIAARGENPRLPGITLEKSIRVTHDLAESAKADALLLVTPTQSLREAMIALAPHVADATPLVICAKGIERGTRKFVTEIATEVLPQTRPAILSGPSFAADVARGLPTAVTLAAAEEPLAVALTHALGSSSLRPYHTTDVRGVEIGGAVKNVLAIAAGIAAGKALGASALAALTTRSFAELMRFGLACGAHRETIAGLSGLGDLILTCSSAQSRNFTFGMALGRGEAPPGSLSEGQSTAPVLIEIARAQAIEMPVAEAVANVLAGAITVNEGIEMLLARPFRAEG, via the coding sequence ATGACCACTTTCAACACCATCTCCGTCATCGGCGCCGGCGCGTGGGGTACGGCGCTTGCCAATGCCTGCGCGCGCGCAGGCCGGCAGGTGACGCTTTATGGCCGCAGCACCGATGTGCTCGCTGCGATCGCCGCGCGCGGCGAAAACCCGCGCCTGCCCGGCATCACGCTTGAGAAAAGCATTCGCGTCACGCATGATCTTGCCGAGAGCGCGAAAGCCGACGCTCTTCTGCTGGTGACACCGACGCAAAGCCTGCGCGAGGCGATGATCGCGCTTGCGCCTCATGTTGCCGATGCAACTCCGCTTGTAATCTGTGCAAAAGGCATCGAGCGCGGCACCCGCAAATTCGTCACCGAGATCGCAACCGAAGTGCTGCCGCAAACGCGGCCCGCGATTCTCTCCGGCCCCAGCTTTGCCGCCGACGTGGCACGCGGCCTGCCGACGGCAGTCACGCTTGCGGCAGCGGAAGAGCCGCTCGCAGTGGCGCTGACGCATGCGCTGGGCTCATCGTCGCTGCGACCGTACCACACCACCGACGTGCGCGGCGTCGAGATCGGCGGCGCGGTGAAGAACGTACTTGCGATCGCGGCTGGTATCGCGGCAGGTAAGGCACTCGGCGCATCCGCGCTGGCGGCCCTCACCACCCGCAGCTTTGCCGAACTGATGCGTTTCGGACTTGCCTGCGGCGCGCATCGCGAAACCATCGCCGGGCTGTCCGGCCTCGGCGATCTGATCCTCACCTGTTCGAGCGCGCAGTCGCGCAACTTTACCTTCGGCATGGCGCTCGGCCGCGGCGAGGCGCCTCCTGGCTCGCTCAGCGAAGGGCAATCGACCGCGCCGGTGCTGATCGAGATCGCGCGCGCGCAAGCCATCGAAATGCCGGTCGCCGAGGCCGTCGCCAACGTGCTAGCCGGCGCGATTACCGTCAACGAAGGGATCGAGATGCTGCTGGCGCGGCCGTTCCGGGCGGAAGGATAA
- a CDS encoding EVE domain-containing protein — MNYWLVKSEPSVWSWDQQVANGKKGEPWTGVRNHSAKLNMMKMKKGDRAFFYHSNEGKEIVGIVEIVREHYPDPTDATGKFVCVDIIAGKPLKKPVTLTAVKGEAALADMELLRLSRLSVQSVTPAQWKHVCKMGGL, encoded by the coding sequence ATGAACTACTGGCTCGTCAAATCCGAACCATCGGTGTGGTCGTGGGACCAGCAGGTCGCCAACGGCAAGAAGGGCGAGCCCTGGACCGGCGTGCGCAATCACTCCGCCAAGCTCAACATGATGAAGATGAAGAAGGGCGACCGCGCCTTCTTCTATCATTCCAACGAAGGCAAGGAAATCGTCGGTATTGTCGAGATCGTGCGCGAGCACTACCCCGATCCGACCGATGCCACCGGCAAGTTCGTCTGCGTCGACATCATCGCGGGGAAACCGCTGAAAAAGCCGGTGACTCTCACTGCCGTGAAAGGCGAAGCGGCGCTTGCCGATATGGAGTTGCTGCGCCTGTCACGCCTGTCGGTGCAGAGCGTGACGCCCGCGCAATGGAAGCATGTCTGCAAAATGGGCGGGCTTTGA
- the tsaD gene encoding tRNA (adenosine(37)-N6)-threonylcarbamoyltransferase complex transferase subunit TsaD, with protein sequence MLVLGIETTCDETAAAVIERQADGSGRILSNIVRSQIAEHAPFGGVVPEIAARAHVEMLDVLVDRAMREAGVDFAQLDGIAAAAGPGLIGGVIVGLTTAKAIALVHDTPLIAVNHLEAHALTPRLTVPLAFPYCLFLASGGHTQIVAVLGVGEYVRIGTTVDDALGEAFDKVAKMLDLPYPGGPQVERAAREGDPTRFDFPRPMLGRKDANFSLSGLKTAVRNEASRLMPLELQDIADLCASFQAAVLDSIADRIRSGLRLFREQFGTPRALVAAGGVAANVAIRNALQEIAADDEITMIVPPPQLCTDNGAMIAWAGAERLALGLTDTMEAAPRARWKLDATTETPTKFINTRARH encoded by the coding sequence ATGCTCGTTCTGGGAATAGAGACCACCTGTGACGAAACCGCCGCCGCCGTGATCGAGCGGCAGGCAGACGGATCGGGCCGCATTCTCTCCAACATCGTGCGCTCGCAGATCGCCGAGCACGCGCCGTTCGGCGGCGTGGTGCCGGAAATCGCCGCGCGCGCCCATGTCGAGATGCTCGACGTGCTTGTGGATAGAGCAATGCGCGAGGCGGGCGTTGATTTCGCTCAACTCGACGGTATCGCAGCCGCCGCAGGCCCCGGCCTGATCGGCGGCGTTATCGTCGGCCTCACCACCGCAAAAGCGATCGCGCTCGTGCACGATACGCCGCTGATCGCAGTCAACCATCTCGAAGCGCATGCGCTGACGCCGCGCCTCACGGTGCCGCTCGCGTTTCCCTATTGCCTGTTTCTTGCTTCCGGCGGGCACACCCAGATCGTCGCCGTGCTCGGCGTCGGCGAATATGTGCGGATCGGCACCACGGTCGACGATGCGCTGGGTGAAGCGTTCGACAAGGTCGCAAAAATGCTGGACCTGCCTTATCCGGGCGGCCCGCAAGTCGAGCGTGCCGCGCGCGAGGGCGATCCGACACGTTTCGATTTTCCACGGCCGATGCTCGGGCGGAAGGATGCGAACTTCTCGCTGTCCGGCCTCAAGACCGCCGTGCGAAATGAAGCCTCGCGGTTGATGCCGCTCGAACTGCAAGACATCGCCGATCTGTGCGCGAGCTTTCAGGCTGCTGTGCTGGATTCGATCGCCGACCGTATCCGCTCTGGGCTTCGGCTTTTCCGCGAGCAGTTCGGCACGCCTCGCGCGCTGGTCGCGGCCGGCGGCGTCGCCGCCAATGTCGCGATCCGCAACGCGTTGCAGGAAATCGCAGCCGACGATGAAATCACCATGATCGTGCCGCCGCCGCAGCTTTGTACCGACAATGGCGCAATGATTGCCTGGGCCGGCGCGGAGCGTCTCGCGCTCGGCCTCACCGACACAATGGAGGCTGCGCCGCGTGCGCGCTGGAAGCTCGACGCAACCACCGAGACGCCGACGAAATTCATCAACACGCGCGCGCGTCATTGA
- the acs gene encoding acetate--CoA ligase, with amino-acid sequence MSDAIYKVTPEWAKRAYVDEAKYNDMYARSIKDPTGFWKEAASRVDWIKPFTKVDNACFDLGKVSIKWFEDGVLNAAYNCIDRHLEKRGDQTAIIWEGDDPSESRHITYRELHAEVCKMANVLRARNVKKGDRVTIYMPMIPEAAYAILACARIGAIHSVVFGGFSPDSIAGRLRDCKSRVVITSDEGLRGGRVIAMKANVDAAVEKVNGEVDTVIVVKRTGGNITMNPKRDIWYHDAAANAGTDCPCEPMNAEDPLFILYTSGSTGQPKGVLHTTAGYLIFVAMTHQYVFDYHDGDIYWCTADVGWVTGHSYILYGPLCNGATTMMFEGVPNYPDNSRFWNVIDKHKVNIFYTAPTAIRALMQAGDQPVKKTSRASLRLLGSVGEPINPEAWEWYHRVVGDGRCPVVDTWWQTETGGIMISALPGAIAQKPGSATRPFFGIVPEIVDGEGNVLEGECSGNLCIARSWPGQVRTVYGDHDRFEKTYFSTYKGRYFSGDGCRRDADGYYWITGRVDDVINVSGHRLGTAEVESSLVAHESVSEAAVVGYPHDIKGQGIYAYVTLMDGVEPSETLRKDLIAWVRKDIGPIAQPDLIQFAPGLPKTRSGKIMRRILRKIAEDEPTKLGDTTTLADPGVVTDLVNNRQNKRAVHA; translated from the coding sequence ATGTCCGACGCAATTTACAAAGTGACGCCCGAATGGGCGAAGCGCGCCTATGTCGATGAAGCCAAATACAACGACATGTACGCGCGCTCGATCAAGGACCCGACCGGGTTCTGGAAAGAGGCCGCCAGCCGGGTGGACTGGATCAAGCCGTTCACCAAGGTCGACAATGCCTGCTTCGATCTCGGCAAGGTTTCCATCAAGTGGTTCGAGGACGGCGTCCTCAACGCCGCCTACAACTGCATCGACCGCCATCTCGAGAAGCGCGGCGACCAGACCGCGATCATCTGGGAAGGCGACGATCCGTCAGAGTCCCGCCACATCACCTATCGCGAACTGCACGCCGAAGTCTGCAAGATGGCGAACGTGCTGCGGGCACGCAACGTCAAGAAGGGCGATCGCGTCACCATCTACATGCCGATGATCCCGGAAGCGGCTTACGCGATCCTCGCCTGCGCGCGCATCGGCGCGATCCATTCCGTGGTATTCGGCGGCTTCTCGCCTGATTCCATCGCCGGCCGTCTGCGCGATTGCAAATCGCGCGTCGTCATCACCTCGGATGAAGGCCTGCGCGGCGGCCGCGTCATTGCGATGAAGGCGAACGTCGATGCGGCGGTCGAGAAGGTGAACGGCGAAGTCGACACCGTGATCGTGGTGAAGCGCACCGGCGGCAACATCACGATGAACCCGAAGCGCGACATCTGGTATCACGACGCTGCGGCGAACGCCGGCACCGACTGCCCCTGCGAGCCGATGAACGCCGAAGATCCGCTGTTCATCCTCTACACTTCAGGCTCGACCGGTCAGCCCAAGGGCGTGCTGCACACCACCGCGGGCTATCTCATCTTCGTGGCGATGACGCATCAATACGTCTTCGACTACCACGACGGCGACATCTACTGGTGCACCGCCGACGTGGGCTGGGTCACCGGCCACAGCTACATTCTGTACGGGCCGCTTTGCAACGGCGCGACCACGATGATGTTCGAAGGCGTGCCGAACTATCCCGACAATTCGCGGTTCTGGAACGTCATCGACAAGCACAAGGTCAACATCTTCTATACTGCGCCGACCGCGATCCGCGCGCTGATGCAGGCGGGCGACCAGCCGGTGAAGAAGACCTCGCGTGCCTCGCTGCGCCTGCTCGGCTCGGTCGGCGAGCCGATCAACCCGGAGGCATGGGAGTGGTATCACCGCGTCGTCGGCGATGGCCGTTGCCCGGTGGTCGACACCTGGTGGCAGACCGAGACCGGCGGCATCATGATCTCCGCGCTGCCCGGCGCGATCGCGCAGAAGCCCGGCTCGGCAACGCGACCATTCTTCGGCATCGTGCCGGAGATCGTCGACGGCGAGGGCAACGTGCTCGAGGGCGAATGCAGCGGCAACCTCTGCATCGCGCGCTCGTGGCCCGGCCAGGTCCGCACCGTTTACGGCGATCATGATCGCTTCGAGAAAACCTACTTCTCGACTTACAAGGGCCGGTACTTCTCCGGCGATGGATGCCGCCGCGATGCCGACGGCTATTACTGGATCACCGGACGCGTCGACGACGTCATCAACGTCTCCGGCCACCGCCTCGGCACCGCCGAAGTCGAGAGCTCGCTGGTCGCGCATGAAAGCGTGTCGGAAGCCGCCGTGGTCGGCTACCCGCACGACATCAAGGGCCAGGGCATCTACGCCTATGTCACTTTGATGGACGGCGTCGAGCCGAGCGAGACGCTCCGCAAGGACCTGATCGCCTGGGTGCGCAAGGACATCGGCCCGATCGCCCAGCCCGATCTGATCCAGTTCGCGCCGGGCCTGCCCAAGACCCGTTCGGGCAAGATCATGCGCCGCATCCTGCGCAAAATCGCCGAGGACGAGCCGACCAAGCTCGGCGACACGACGACGCTCGCTGATCCCGGCGTCGTCACCGACCTCGTCAACAACCGCCAGAACAAGCGGGCGGTTCACGCCTGA